From a region of the Cololabis saira isolate AMF1-May2022 chromosome 8, fColSai1.1, whole genome shotgun sequence genome:
- the LOC133449145 gene encoding uncharacterized protein LOC133449145, producing LRTFCFDIKYFHRLLTQCVFIIIAPISHRFLQKTESVSPPVCFDIIGGAVTIKLLRHPTRELYVDGELDSVTNGGFKYISIHAKTDLHVVVNTEGVNVRQGQSLTSHTGQDHVTAGSVTVIRRDTEIDISAEDVRMIIHIHEKDGKKLLWPVLTQRTSANNTEGVLALNPAVYDEVHDQHSTKLRIDGHEISATNSTAVDYSIASPLEMRCWLVSADVILPSPLIEFPHPLLQRGKF from the exons CTAAGAACTTTCTGTTTTGATATCAAGTATTTCCACCGTTTGTTAACACAGTGTGTCTTTATCATTATAGCTCCTATTTCCCACAGGTTTTTACAAAAAACTGAGAGTGTCTCTCCTCCAGTATGCTTTGACATCATTGGTGGAGCCGTCACCATCAAACTTCTTCGTCATCCTACCAGGG AGCTGTATGTGGATGGTGAGCTGGATTCGGTGACCAACGGTGGCTTCAAATATATCAGCATCCATGCCAAAACTGACCTGCATGTTGTGGTGAACACGGAGGGAGTAAATGTCCGACAGGGACAGTCATTGACAAGTCACACTGGACAGGATCACGTCACAGCTGGAAG TGTGACGGTTATCAGGCGGGACACTGAAATAGATATTTCAGCAGAAGACGTGCGCATGATTATCCATATTCATGAGAAAGATGGTAAAAAACTCCTTTGGCCAGTGTTGACACAGAGGACATCTGCCAACAACACTGAAGGAGTCTTAG CCTTGAATCCAGCTGTTTATGATGAAGTCCATGATCAGCATTCTACTAAACTGAGGATCGATGGCCACGAGATTTCTGCTACAAA TTCCACTGCTGTTGACTACAGTATTGCCTCTCCTTTGGAAATGCGCTGCTGGCTCGTTTCAGCTGATGTCATCCTGCCGAGCCCCCTGATTGAGTTCCCTCATCCACTACTCCAACGGGGAAAATTTTGA